Below is a window of Notolabrus celidotus isolate fNotCel1 unplaced genomic scaffold, fNotCel1.pri scaffold_123_arrow_ctg1, whole genome shotgun sequence DNA.
cacacacacacgcttaacAAACGCACCCAGCGCCCTCACCTGTcctgtctcctcctgcagggaGCACCTGTCTCTGGGAGGGATCTCCTGGTGGATCCGCTGTTTCATCATCAACTgtatcctcttcctcctgctcttctTCCTCACCACGCCCGCCATCATCATCTCCACCATGGACAAGTTCAACGTCACCAAGCCGGTCGAGTACCTCAACGTAAGAGCCTCCATCCGATcctgaggagggggaggggcttcAGATCAACCATTTACtgactctctgtttgtttgtttgtttgtttgtttgtttgtttgtttgtttgtttgtttgtttgtttactcacTCCACAGAACCCCATCGTCACTCAGTTCTTCCCCACTCTGCTGCTCTGGGCGTTCTCCGCTCTGCTGCCGACCATCGTGTACTACTCGGCCTTCTTTGAGGCTCACTGGACCAGGTGACCAATCAGCTgtttgaaacaacaacaacaacaacaacaacaacaacaacacatcttTATATATCACACTACACACTGTTAGACTCAAACTACAACTTTAAGACTTCTGGACTCACGTCTGAAACGAGTCTGAGTCACATCAAGAGGTCTAAGAGTTCAGGAGAGTCCAGGATCAGTCTGAACAGATTTCATTAGACCTTGATCCTGTTTTAACCCTTTGTTTGAATCAAATTTGACTCTCAATTGGACCCGGTTTCATCCACATCATGTCCTTCATGGACAAACGTTCGTCCTCAGTCTGAGCCTGGATAAGGACTGATGTTCCTCTCCACATTGATGCTTGATTTGAACCCTTCTTTAATCCTAATGTGGCTCAATTTGACCATAGTTTCATCCTAGTTTGACCTTTAAATTTGACCTTGATATCACCAAGTTTGTGGCTTGATTTAGCATTGATTTGACCCTTGTTTTACCCTGATCGGACATTGATTTGCCGCTTGTTTGACCCTGATTTGACCCTTGATTTGATCCTTGATTTGATCCTCTTTTTTACAGTTGTTTGACCTTGATTTGACCCTTGTTTTACCCTGATCGGACCCTTGTTTTACCCTGATCGGACATTGATTTGACGCTTGTTTGACGCTTGTTTGACCCTTGTTTGACCCTGATCTGACCCTTGTTTTACCCTGATCGGACATTGATTTGACCCTTGTTTGACCCTGATCTGACCCTTGTTTTGACCCTTATTTGACCCTGATCTGACCCTTGTTTTACCCTGATCGGACATTGATCTGACCCTTGTTTTACCCTGATCTGACCCCTGTTTCCTCCACAGTTTGACCCGTactgaactcttctctgtgtttgtgcaggtcTGGAGAGAACAGAACAACGATGCATAAATGCTACACCTTCCTGATCTTCATGGTCCTGCTGCTGCCGTCTCTGGGACTGAGCAGGTAAGGACCCCTTTGTGCTTTGAGGACTTGTCccacagtgacctttgacctgtccTCTCTGAAACCTGTCTCTGCTTCACAGCCTGGACGTTTTCTTCCGCTGGCTGTTCGATAAGAAGTTCTTGGCTGATGCTAAAGTCCGATTTGAGTAAGTCTGGCCGGGGTGACGTCCTGCTCGGGTCTTTGTTGTCTCACGTAGACTTCGTGGTCCTCTTCATATCTGATATATTTACACCGTCCCCCCTCCAGGTGTGTCTTCCTGCCGGATAACGGAGCGTTCTTCGTGAACTACGTCATCGCCTCTGCGTTCATCGGTAACGCCATGGACCTGCTGAGGATCCCCGGTCTGCTCATGTACATGATCCGCCTGTGCCTCGCTCGCTCTGCAGCGGACCGCCGCAACGTCAAGAGGGTGAGGACCGGTCCTGAACGCGGGTTAGACTAAGACTAAGCTTTAAAGTCTCTCAGGTTGAGACCAGGTGACCTGAAGGACAGAATAATCCAGACCTTTAGTAACCCGGGTCTGTAGTGGACTTTATGTCCCAAACTAAAGCAGACTGTGATCAGATGTGAGGTGTAGTGAATGGTTCAGCCTCTGGGGGGCGCTGCTGGGTCTCTTTAATCCCTGAAACCTGTCCTCTGGTCTCTGCAGCATCAGGCCTACGAGTTTCAGTTCGGAGCGGCGTACGCCTGGATGATGAACGTCTTCACGGTGGTCATGGCCTACAGCATCACCTGCCCCATCATCGTCCCCTTCGGTAAGTCCACTACATGTCCCATGATGCCTTGCTCCCACTACACATCCCTTTATCCCCAGAGTCAGGACCAGCCTGTGACCCCTCCCCTGTCCCCCTGCAGGTCTGATGTACATGCTGCTGAAACACCTGGTTGACCGGTACAACATGTACTACGCCTACCTGCCCTCCAAGCTGGACAAGAAGATCCACTCGGGCGCCGTCACTCAGGTGGTGGCCGCTCCCATCCTCTGCCTCTTCTGGCTGCTCTTCTTCTCCACCGTACGCACAGgtaagccccgccccctgcctgaggagtccactagagtgtgtctcctgcagttcctccatagtccactagagtgtgtctcctgcagttcctccagtgtccactagagtgtgtctcatgcagttcctccagagtccactagagtgtctcctgcagttcctccagagtccactagagtgtgtctcctgcagttcctccagagtccactagagtgtgtctcctgcagttcctccagtgtccactagagtgtgtctccttcagttcctccagagtccactagagtgtgtctccttcagttcctccagagtccactagagtgtgtctcctgcagttcctccagagtccactagagtgtgtctcctgcagtgagtcagtcaccatagagccccatgttcaGACCCAGTTTGGGTCTCTGTAGCTCAGTTCTCTCCATGACATCAGAGAGGATGACGTCAGCGTTTTTCGCTATATGCTAGCTAATGCTAACTGCTAATCTTCCATCAGGTTTTCAGACTCCGACCTCCATGTTCACTCTGGTGGTCCTGGTCGTCACCATCgtggtctgtctgtctcacgTCTGCTTCGGACACTTCAAGTACCTCAGCGCGCACAACTACAAGGTGAGCGGTCTGCCTGTTGTTGACGGTGAGGAGTGAACactgatgtttgttgttgttgtttacagtgTCTGACccggtctctgtctctgtctcagatCGACACCAAGGAGGCCGACGTGGAGGCTGTGGAGAACGGACGTCCAGTTCGCCCCACATCCTCTCCCACCATCAAGTCTCAGGTGAGAGTTTCTGTCTCCTCTGGATCCATCAGTATCCTGTTCGTGACGCCAACTTTCACTTCTCTTGgttttcagtattttaaataaagttcatTCATATGATTCTGTTTCTAATGATGACCcgtgtccctgtgtccctgtgtcccctTGTCCCCTTGTCCCCATGTCCCTGTGTACCCGTGTCCCCTTGTCCCTGTGTCCCCTTGTCCCCATGTCCCTGTGTACCCGTGTCCCCATGCCCTTGTATCCCCGTGTCCCCTTGTCCTCGTGTCCACTTATCCCCTTGTCCCCGTGTACCCTTGTCCCCTTGTACCCGTGCCCTTGTATCCCTGTGTCCCCGTGTCCCCTTGTATCCTTGTGTCCCCTTGTATCCCCTTGTCCCCTGTGTCCCCTTGTCCCGTGTCCCTGTATCCCCTTGTCCCCGTGTCCCCTTGTCCCCGTGTCCCTGTGTACCCGTGCCCTTGTATCCCCGTGTCCCCTTGTCCCCAtgtccctgtgtccctgtgtaccCGTGTCCCCATGCCCTTGTATCCCTGTGTCCCCTTGTCCTCGTGTCCCCTTATCCCCTTGTCCCCGTGTACCCTTGTCCCCTTGTACCCGTGCCCTTGTATCCCTGTGTCCCCTTGTATCCCCCTGTCCCCTTGTATCCCTTTGTCCCTGTGTCCCCTTGTATCCCCGTGTCCCCTTGTATCCCTTTGTCCTTGTGTCCCCTTGTATCCCCGTGTCCCCTTGTATCCCTTTGTCCCTGTGTCCCCTTGTATCCCCGTGTCCCCTTGTATCCCTTTGTCCCTGTGTCCCCTTGTATCCCTGTGTCCCCTTGTATCCCCTTGTCCCCTGTGTCCCCTGTGTTCCCTTGTCCCCTGTGTCCCCTGTGTCCCCTTGTCCCCTTGTCCCCGTGTCCCCGTgtcttgcagcagcagcagcagcagcagcagcagcagatgtaCATCGCTCAGGTTCTGCAGGACCCAAACTCAGACGAGCCCGGCGGGGGGAGCGGCGAGGAGGACCGGGGCTCGTCCCAGGACGAGGAGATGTTGAACGGGGGGAACAGCATCAACGAGGCGGATTTTCAGTCAGGGGAGGACAGTCTGATAGCAAACGAGGTCCACCAGTAGCAGGGGGTGGAgccagagggagagggaggagcatGAGGGTCGTCGCTCACgcaacagtgaaaaaaaagctgacTGGAGAATCACtacacatccaaacacacataGAGCTAGTATGACACAGTtagctcctccccctccccgcTCGAAGACTTGATCCTGACCTCCGACGCCGGCGCCGGGTCGCCAACATTCAGTCCCTGCACGCCTGTGGAGACCTGATGGACGTGAGACCGTCTCCACAGGACTCACTGTACATAACCACAAAGCCAAAagttctcttgtgtttttttctggggGTGGGGGGGCGGGTTGAAAATTCGTGCCTGGGCTGGATTTCGTTTGTTCGCGCTCGTGTCTTGACTCCTGACGGGTCGCAGGAACTCGACCTGTTTCGGGGTCAACGCTGACATCCTCCCACATCAGAGTGCCGAACATCTCGCCACCCGCCAGCTCTCGTAGTGGTAGAAAGCCTCGCTTACGCAGACGCACCGCAGACCCCCTCCCCTGTTAGCCGGTCTCGGTTCTCGTTTGGTGGACTCGTGGACTCGTGGATGTTTTTGGTTTTTCGACACATCACCTGGAAGTTTGGGGATTTTCTTTGACCTGCTGAGCTTCGCTGCATGTTCAGAGTCCTGTCCGGATCAATGACGTCGTCCCTTTcagatgatgtcatcagtgACAGGCTTAAGCGGCCAATGACATCGGCCCTGATCCCAGCAGCCCCTCCTCCCACCTTTAAGCTGGGCCGCCCCGGATCCAACGCGAACCCTCCCCTGGTTTTGATTTCACCTGAACTACCTTAACTCCTGACCACGGGGACCAGAGGGGACGGGGACGTTTGTGTCTGTGTAGGTTTAGCCTCAGAGCTGGTTTCATCCATGGACTTGGACTCTGGGGGGACGTCCCCCcatcccagcagcagcagaacccGCGAGTTAGAGCCGGGTAGACGTCTGGACGGTCTACCCTCATCGCCTGAACCTGAAGCTGTCAGGATCCTCAAgggaacagtgtgtgtgtgtgtgtatatgtgtgtgtgtgagtgtgagtgtgagtgtgtgtgtgtgtgtgcgtgcgtgtgtgtgtgtgtgtgcgtgagtatgagtgtgtgtgtgtgtgtgtgtgtgcgtgagtgagtatgagcgtgagtgtgtgtgtgtgtgtgtgtgagtgtgtgtactggtgagtgtgtgagtgcgtgtgtgtgtgtgtgagtgcttgtGTGAGATCTTGTACAAGTGCGTGTgtatttgcgtgtgtgtgtgtgtactgaagtgtgtgagtgcgtgtgtgtgtgcgtgcgtttgtgtgtgtgcgtgtgtgtgtgagtgtgggtgtgtgtgagtgtgtgtgtgtgtgagtgtgtgtgtgtgagggtgagtgtgtgtgtgtgtgtgtgagagtgtgtgtgtgagtgtgtgtgtgtgagtgtgagagtgtgtatgtgtgtgagggtgtgtgtgggtgggtgagagtgtatatgtgtgtgtgtgagtgtgtgtgtgtgagggtgagtgtgtgtgtgtgtgtatgtgtatgtgtgtgtatatgtgtatgtgtgtgtatatgtgtgtgtgtgtgagtgtgtgtgtgtgtgtgtgtgtatgtgggtgagagtgtgtatgtgtgtgtgtgtgagtgtgtgtggctgggtgagagtgtgtatgtgtgtgtgtgtgtgagtgtgtgtgtgtgtgtgtgtgtgtgtgtgtgtgtgtgtggggacaCAGAGCTGGACTATGAAAGCTGTGGCCTGCAGGTCACACGCCGGAGAAGCGTCTGTGTCCTCTTGAGGACGTGTCCTTGAGTCCGTCTCCTCCAGCGGGCGTCTGCTGGTCTGATTGTATgtacctgaacctgaacctgaacctgaaccagaaGGATCTTGATCTGAGGTCTGACCCTGAGACCGGAGGATCAGCTCAGCAGCTCTCCACCCTCAGCTCTTTGTAGTCTGCATCATAGGTGACCCTGAAACCAGATCAAGTATTCCGGTCTAACCTCCTCCTGATCAAGGATCTGGTGTGTGTGGGGATAACTTTGATCCAAGACCTCAGACTGATCCTGATCCagctaaccctaacactaaccctgaTCAGGTCTTTGTGTGAAATaaacacctgacacacagacttCAGTCTGTGAGACAGAACCATGATATGAACCATACGAGCTCTGAAGTCCTCCTCACAGGGACTGATCCATGTTCTGGTCTTCAGTCTCCTGGACCTCGTCAGATTAGGAAACGTCCCTCACATGATGGACTTCAGCTTGATTTTATCACGGGACCCTGAGACAGAATGAGGTCACTGTGAGGTCAGATCAAGGTCAAGGTGAGATCACAGTGAGGTCACAGTAGGTTCAgagtgaggtcagaggtcactgtgagGTCTGAGGTCACATTTAGGTCAGATTGAGGTCACACTGAGGTCTTAGGCCAGATTGAGGAGACACTATGGTCTCACTGAGGTCTTAGGTCTGATTGACCTCGATCTGACCACTGCTCTCAGTCAGAGGTCAGATCGAGGTCAACGTGAGATCACAGTGAGGTCACAGTAAGTTCAgagtgaggtcagaggtcacagtgaGCTCAGAGGTCACAGTGAGGTCTGAGGTCACATTGAGGTCACATTTAGGTCAGATTGAGGTCACACTGAGGTCTTGGGCCAGATTGAGGAGACACTATGGTCTCACTGAGGTCTTAGGTCAACGTGAGAACACAGTGAGGTCACAGTAAGTTCAgagtgaggtcagaggtcacagtgaGGTCAGAGATCAAATTGGGGTGACACTGAAGTCTCACTGAGTTCTTAGGTCACATTTAGGTTACGCTGAGGTCAGATCGAGGTCACACTGAGGTCATACTAAGGTCACACTGAGGTAACACTAAGGTCACACTTTGGTCACACTAAGGTCACACTGAGGTCACACTAAGGTCACACTTTGGTCACACTAAGGTCACACTGAGGTCACACTAAGGTCACACTGAGGTCAGATTGAGGTCACACTGAGGTCACACTGAGGTCATATTGAGGTCACACTGAGGTCACACTGAGGTCACACTGAGGTCACATTGAGGTCACAGAGCTTCGTGGTGGTTCAGGTGTCTGTATTTGATTCAGGTGACGAGCTGAGGGCAGACCTGAGGGCTGAGAGCTGCTGCGTTCACTGACCTCTCTGGGTGCAGTAAAGTGAAGATgcccatgatgatgatgatgatgatgatgatgatatttttGTAACCTGCTGACTGAAGTATTTGATACTGACGAGTGAAACACAAACGTGGAGACGCTGTGACCATAACGACGACGACGCTGATGTAAAGTGTAACTACAGTTTTTATTAATCAGACGCTGCTTCTTGCTTTTCTTAGTTTTTTAAATCGTCTCTGAAGGAAGAgaggacggagagagagacgagGCTCTGGAGAAGAGAACCGTGTAAAATATAACCCGTGTAAATAACCATGAGCTGCACCGTGGTCGTGGAGGCGAGCTGACGGCGCCTCGCTCCTCTCACCTTTTAATTTATTGCTGTGactctatttatttttacttcaggTCGTCTGTACAGTGAAACATTTGTCCTATTTATGTTACTGATCAATAAAATGGCTTCATCTGTATCAACGACTCCGACTGTCTGTGAGCCGCACCGGACGCTCAGATCACCCAGGGGCCCTGAAGGCAACGCGACAACAAACCTTTACATGTTAaacttttaaagatttaaagttcGTGACTCTGAAGGTTCATGATCCTAACATCCTGTTCAGAGACAAGCGTGACCTCCAGTCCTCAGACAGgaagcagaagtgttataaactgcagttcatcgagcgtctactagaggaaacacaggaaaccacatacacacccattcaaagagccggtctttaataaacatgtttacagactggttcagaAACCAGTCCAGGTCTGAGGAGCTCATGTCTctctcacactgtacgggtgaaTTATTATAACTCTTTACCTTTAAAGATATTACACTGACgagttatgcccaaataagggcgttcctgacttgattgacaggcgggaacactgtagctgttagggaggaggctgaaggcccgcctctttcAGGTCGACTGGCGTTAAGTTGAGTCAACGTttccaagatggcggccgtagACCACGTCAGCGTTCATAGAGGTTCAGAGGTCCTGCAGTCCTCCTCGTACTGGTCCAAGGATCAGTTCCTGGTCCGgacatgatttggtgcatgacacccctccctctctctctctctctctctctctctctctctctctctctctctctctctctctctctctctcaacatctcctcttcctctctctctctcgctctctctcaacatctcctcttcctctctctctctctctctctctctctctcaacatctcctcttcctctctctctctctctctctctctctctcaacatctcctcttcctctctctctctctctctctctctctctcaacatctcctcttcctctctagCTGGTGTCAGAAACTAAACCTCTAACAGAGACGTACCGGGTACGTCAGGTCAGATTTGATCATGTGATCAGAGAAACAGACGGCGCGCTGAGACTTTACAGTTTATTCCTTTAATATTtataacactgtaaaaaaacactttggtcCTCTTCATCACGTGACCTCACCACCCGGCGGTCACCACGGCAACACGGCACCACGGCGGACTGGACCTGAGGGACCATCACACAGGTgtctcctccttcacctccatcacctcctccaACACCTCCTCCAACACCTCCTCAATCACCTCCTTTttcacctccatcacctcctcttccttcacctcctcctcccttacttcctgttgctcctcctccttcacctccacctgctcctcctgtgaatgcagaacaagagagagagagaggaagtgatgaGCATCTTCAGtcgggacttttattttgaaaagcagagAGCACTTCCTGTGAGTCAGTCTTAAAGAGACGGAGACCGACCTCAGGTGTCTCTTCAGGTGTCTCGTCCATCTGCACCTTCAGCTCCGTCACTTCCTGTCGAGCCTGAAGGAAGACAAACAGGAGAAACAGCCGTCAGCGTGACCTTTAATGACCTttgatgacctttgacctcaggaTGTAAACAGGGAGATGCAGGTGAgactctgacctgctgcagATCTGACAACAGCTGCTCGTGCTGCTCCTGCTCCACCTGCAGACGAGCACACATCTGCTGCACCTGAGTCTgagcctgacacacacacacacacacacacacacacacacacacacacacatataaatataatataacacacacacacacacacacactcagaactCTTCATGATGAGCATCATGACACAGACTCACCTGAGCGAGCTCCTCACTGCAGCTCTGCGTGACGCCGGCCTCCTCCAGCTGTTTCTCCAACTGAGCCTCCAACAGCATCAGCTGCTCCttcagctacacacacacacacacacacacacacacacacacacacacacacacacacacacacacgttactACACACACTCCAGTAACACACACTGTATCTCCAAACAGTGACGGGTCAGAGAGTCAGACCTGCTGGGTGTCCTCTGTCTCCGTCCTCTTGGACTGGACTTCCTCCTGCAGCGTCTTCAGCTGATCCATCACCTGCAGACAGAAGACATCGCACACTGATGATCACAGGGACAGgaggacaggtgaggacaggggaggacaggtgaggacaggtgaggacagagggGGGGaagtgaggacagaggaggaccGGTAAGAGAcaaaggaggaaagaggaggacaggtgagagacaAGTGAGGACAGGGGtggacaggagaggacaggtaAGGACaggggaggacagaggaggacagaggaggacaggTGAGAGGCAGGTgaggacaggtgaggacaggtgaggacaggtgaggacagaggaggacaggtgaggacaggggGGGAAAGGTGAGGACAGGGgaggacaggtgaggacaggggaggacaggtgaggacaggggaggacaggtgaggacagaggaggacaggtgaggacagaggaggacaggtgaggacaggtgaggacagaggaggacaggtgaggacagaggaggaccggtaagagacagag
It encodes the following:
- the LOC117808565 gene encoding CSC1-like protein 2 isoform X1 — its product is MLKALIVTMAMYGGGGGQACSGQENCSSESKDYCYSARIRSTVLQGLPFGGVPTVLALDFMCFLVLLFVFSILRKVAWDYGRLALVTDADSVASAMHSETPDRYERLTSVSSSVDFEQRDNGFCSWLTAIFRIKDEEIREKCGEDAVHYLSFQRHIIGLLVVVGVLSVGIVLPVNFSGDLLENNAYSFGRTTIANLKSGTNLLWLHTVFAFMYLLLTVYSMRRHTSKMHYKEDDLVKRTLFINGISKYAEETQIKQHFEQAYENCTVLEARICYNVAKLMSLNAERKKTERSKKFFTDLMAKEHVPTMINPKPCGHLCCCAITGCEEEEAVSFYTKRESKLKEEYRKEKEKVHTKPLGMAFVTFQNESMTAIILKDFNACQVQGCRCRQEPRSSQFSESLHVHNWSVSYAPDPQNVRWEHLSLGGISWWIRCFIINCILFLLLFFLTTPAIIISTMDKFNVTKPVEYLNNPIVTQFFPTLLLWAFSALLPTIVYYSAFFEAHWTRSGENRTTMHKCYTFLIFMVLLLPSLGLSSLDVFFRWLFDKKFLADAKVRFECVFLPDNGAFFVNYVIASAFIGNAMDLLRIPGLLMYMIRLCLARSAADRRNVKRHQAYEFQFGAAYAWMMNVFTVVMAYSITCPIIVPFGLMYMLLKHLVDRYNMYYAYLPSKLDKKIHSGAVTQVVAAPILCLFWLLFFSTVRTGFQTPTSMFTLVVLVVTIVVCLSHVCFGHFKYLSAHNYKIDTKEADVEAVENGRPVRPTSSPTIKSQQQQQQQQQQMYIAQVLQDPNSDEPGGGSGEEDRGSSQDEEMLNGGNSINEADFQSGEDSLIANEVHQ
- the LOC117808565 gene encoding CSC1-like protein 2 isoform X2 encodes the protein MLKALIVTMAMYGGGGGQACSGQENCSSESKDYCYSARIRSTVLQGLPFGGVPTVLALDFMCFLVLLFVFSILRKVAWDYGRLALVTDADSVASAMHSETPDRYERLTSVSSSVDFEQRDNGFCSWLTAIFRIKDEEIREKCGEDAVHYLSFQRHIIGLLVVVGVLSVGIVLPVNFSGDLLENNAYSFGRTTIANLKSGTNLLWLHTVFAFMYLLLTVYSMRRHTSKMHYKEDDLVKRTLFINGISKYAEETQIKQHFEQAYENCTVLEARICYNVAKLMSLNAERKKTERSKKFFTDLMAKEHVPTMINPKPCGHLCCCAITGCEEEEAVSFYTKRESKLKEEYRKEKEKVHTKPLGMAFVTFQNESMTAIILKDFNACQVQGCRCRQEPRSSQFSESLHVHNWSVSYAPDPQNVRWEHLSLGGISWWIRCFIINCILFLLLFFLTTPAIIISTMDKFNVTKPVEYLNNPIVTQFFPTLLLWAFSALLPTIVYYSAFFEAHWTRSGENRTTMHKCYTFLIFMVLLLPSLGLSSLDVFFRWLFDKKFLADAKVRFECVFLPDNGAFFVNYVIASAFIGNAMDLLRIPGLLMYMIRLCLARSAADRRNVKRHQAYEFQFGAAYAWMMNVFTVVMAYSITCPIIVPFGLMYMLLKHLVDRYNMYYAYLPSKLDKKIHSGAVTQVVAAPILCLFWLLFFSTVRTGFQTPTSMFTLVVLVVTIVVCLSHVCFGHFKYLSAHNYKIDTKEADVEAVENGRPVRPTSSPTIKSQQQQQQQQQMYIAQVLQDPNSDEPGGGSGEEDRGSSQDEEMLNGGNSINEADFQSGEDSLIANEVHQ